TATGCGTTGGCTAGCCACCATATTTTTGGTGTAACTGGTGCGGCAGATGTTCTCTTTTCACCGCTTGATCGTGCTAAAAACGGCATGAAAATCTATATTACTGACAAGACCAATGTTTACACCTACGTTATTGATAGTGTGGAAATTGTTTCGCCTGAAAGTGTCTATGTCATTGATGATGTAGAAGGACGTACAGAAGTTACCTTGGTAACATGTACGGACTATAATGCAACACAACGTATCATTGTAAAAGGAGTTCTTGAATCAACAACTCCATATAATGAAACTGCAAAAGACATCTTAGATTCCTTCAATAAGAGTTATAATCAGTATGATTATGGACAATAAAACATCTATATATTAAGGATAAAGAAGTGGTATAAGACTGAGGAGATATTCTTTGGTTTTATATGGCTTCTTTTTTTTGCGAGATTTTACGAATAGATAGGTGAGGAGGAAATTATGTATCAAATTGAATTTAAAGAAGAGGCCATTCTACCTAGAGAACGTTTAGTAGAAGTTGGAGCTGAGCGTCTCAGTAATCAGGAATTACTAGCAATTTTTATTAGAACTGGGACAAAAAAAGAACCTGTTTCTATTCTCTCCAATAAATTATTGAATCGTTTGGAGAGTTTAGCGGCTCTAAGAGAATTATCAATTGAAGAATTGCAAAGTTTGACTGGAATTGGGCGCGTCAAGGCGATTGAAATTAAGGCTATGATTGAACTTGGAAAACGTATCAATCAATCAGAGCTACTCTTAAATGAGAGAATTTTGGGAAGTGAGAAGTTGGGACGTAAGATGATTCATGAAATCGGGCATAAGAAGCAGGAGCATCTTGTTGCACTTTATCTCAATACACAGAACCAGATTATCAGTCAAAAAACGATTTTTATTGGGAGTGTTAATCGTAGCATTGCAGAACCACGTGAAATTTTGCATTACGCAGTAAAATGCATGGCAACATCGATTATCATCGTTCACAACCACCCGTCGGGTTCAGTACAACCTAGTAGGAATGATTTGCTATTTACGGAGAATTTAAAAGAGTCCTGCGAAAAGCTAGGACTGGTATTATTAGATCATTTAATTGTTGGAAATAAGGATTACTATTCTTTTAGAGAAGAAAGTGAGTTATTTTAAAGTTTATTGACAATATAGTGGAAGAGGTCTTTTTCAATCTCACGTTTACCGTAGAGTAGTTCAGGATGCCATTGAACCCCTAAAAATTTAGTTGGGTAGGCTGAATGAACAGCTTCAATAATCTGTTGATTATCCGATAGTGCAATGATTTCTAAGTCAGATGCTAAGTCTTTGATAGCCTGACGGTGAAATGAGTTTACAGTCAGATCGGACTTATATATGTCGTAAAGTGGACTATTTTGAGTCAGTTGAATCGTTTGACTGACTTCTTGTCCGTCTATGTCTTGCCAATGTTCAGAAATTGATTGATGAAGGCTACCACCTTGAGCTACATTGTAGAGCTGTAGACCTCGGCAGATACCGAAGATAGGTTTCTGATTTTCTTGGGCAGCCCTTATGAGGGCTAATTCAAAC
This region of Streptococcus suis genomic DNA includes:
- the radC gene encoding RadC family protein; this translates as MYQIEFKEEAILPRERLVEVGAERLSNQELLAIFIRTGTKKEPVSILSNKLLNRLESLAALRELSIEELQSLTGIGRVKAIEIKAMIELGKRINQSELLLNERILGSEKLGRKMIHEIGHKKQEHLVALYLNTQNQIISQKTIFIGSVNRSIAEPREILHYAVKCMATSIIIVHNHPSGSVQPSRNDLLFTENLKESCEKLGLVLLDHLIVGNKDYYSFREESELF
- a CDS encoding gamma-glutamyl-gamma-aminobutyrate hydrolase family protein, whose translation is MKKPVIGISGNEYKTGDHTEPLLSYTQTCLVQAIEDAGGLPLILPVTEPDVAKYYIHLIDKLILTGGQNVQPSYYHEERTIDSDNYLPKRDEFELALIRAAQENQKPIFGICRGLQLYNVAQGGSLHQSISEHWQDIDGQEVSQTIQLTQNSPLYDIYKSDLTVNSFHRQAIKDLASDLEIIALSDNQQIIEAVHSAYPTKFLGVQWHPELLYGKREIEKDLFHYIVNKL